In Ischnura elegans chromosome 9, ioIscEleg1.1, whole genome shotgun sequence, the following proteins share a genomic window:
- the LOC124164965 gene encoding uncharacterized protein LOC124164965, whose translation MADADQLAKLQAQIAGLQQQLAAHQTNHSQQLALLQEQHQQALQQQQQQTTLSSQQASPSPSSYGVDTAAVYRVTPKLPPFWPAQPEIWFAQVEAQFSLANITSDKTKYDYVVGNLDHRFSSEISDLIVNPPAENRYLTLKNLLIQRVSPSEDQRVRQLLTAEELGDTKPSQLLRRMRSLISTTLVEDSFLRTLWLQRLPANAQAILQTQVTSMPLDELANMADRIVAVAPPPTAPAIHAVRHTNDVSSLAQRVEKLSKQLEDIQAHLKKPPYSRTWSRSLPAPRPAQPEMCYYHRKFGAEARRCIQPCTANAVNPVNSNSDS comes from the coding sequence ATGGCAGACGCAGATCAACTCGCCAAACTGCAGGCTCAAATCGCGGGACTCCAGCAGCAACTCGCTGCACACCAAACGAACCACAGCCAACAGCTAGCGCTCCTTCAAGAACAGCACCAGCAGGCtctgcagcaacaacagcagcaaacAACGCTGTCATCGCAGCAAGCCTCACCGTCTCCATCATCCTACGGCGTCGACACTGCTGCCGTCTACCGCGTCACTCCGAAACTGCCTCCTTTCTGGCCAGCACAGCCTGAAATATGGTTCGCCCAAGTCGAAGCACAATTTTCTTTGGCCAACATCACCTCGGACAAGACTAAATACGATTACGTCGTGGGAAACCTAGACCATCGTTTTTCCAGTGAAATAAGCGATCTTATCGTGAATCCTCCGGCCGAGAATCGTTACCTAACGCTGAAAAACCTATTGATACAGCGCGTCTCTCCCTCCGAGGATCAACGGGTGCGGCAACTCCTCACAGCAGAAGAGCTCGGTGATACCAAGCCTTCGCAACTATTACGACGCATGCGGTCTCTCATCAGCACCACCCTTGTGGAGGATTCTTTCCTCCGCACATTATGGTTGCAACGTCTTCCGGCCAACGCTCAAGCCATCCTGCAAACGCAAGTTACTTCAATGCCTCTTGATGAACTTGCAAATATGGCCGACCGCATCGTCGCCGTGGCTCCGCCTCCAACTGCACCCGCCATCCATGCAGTACGCCATACCAACGATGTTTCGTCATTGGCCCAACGGGTTGAGAAACTCTCAAAGCAGCTCGAAGATATACAAGCTCATCTGAAAAAACCTCCGTACTCACGGACTTGGAGCAGATCTCTACCCGCGCCGCGCCCCGCTCAGCCTGAGATGTGTTACTACCATCGCAAATTTGGAGCCGAAGCCAGACGTTGCATCCAGCCATGCACCGCAAATGCAGTGAATCCGGTAAACTCCAACAGCGACTCGTAA